The region TACAAAAAACAAAGAAGAAAAAACCAAAGGGAAAGGCAAAAATCACTATAAATATAGAAGGATAGAGAAGATAAAAGAAAAAAATGATGATTTTTAATGTGTTTAAGTTTTTACCGAGAATTACTACTTTGGTGTCCAGAATCTTGAGAGATAAAAAAGTAGCTCATCATCAAACTTTATCCCTTTTTCTCCTGCATATTGATAGAGCATTGACTCAATAGAAAAAAGAAGGTCAATGTAGTCTATATCAAGTTGGTCCAATACCTTTTCCACAGAATAGAGAACAATGAAATAATCCTTGTTTAAATCCTCATCCTCCCCTAGTTTATTGAGTTCAGTAGATTTACCACAGCCTCTATGGCCTACAAAAAGTATCTTATGATATTTTCCTGGTTCACGAAGCAGGTATTTTTTTAATCTTTGTACAGGGTTTTTCTCTCTATCAACATAATAATCTTTTAGTTGTTGACCTGTTAATGGCTCCATCGGGTCAAATAGAGAAAACACCTCGTCTAAATTTCTTGCCTGCATAGTAGTTGTCCCTTTTTATTATTATAGCAAATAATATAAGAAAAAGAAATAGTTTTTGTTTATACTATCTCCCGTAGAAAATTATCTGCTTCGGTTTCTATTATGCGGTAGTGCATATTCTTTGCTTTTTCATAGGCAGATTGGGCAAGGGGTTCTGCTTGTTCTGGGTTTCCTTGAGCTAAATGTAGCTTGGCTAAGGCAAGCTCTGCCTCGGGTTCGTAGAGCTTAAAGCCTGTGCGAGCACATAGCTTAAGGACTTGGTTTGCATCTTGGATAGCCTCTTTATATTTTTTCATATCCAACCACAACTTGGTAGATTCAAGCAATGCTTCAATTTCAAGCTCTGGCATACCAACCTTTCTGGCAATCTCAAGGAAGGTTAAAAGATCAGTTCTAAAATCTCAAGCATATCTTTACCTCAATTCTCTGCCAAAGGCACAACAAAGATCAGACTGTCAGCAGCCATTTATATACTGGCTTTACATTTATCACCTTGTCAGAAAGTTTGATCTTTTCTTCCTCGTCTTGAGTAAGGATTAGCCCTTTTTGAAGTCCAAGCTCCTCCATAGCAGCGGTGAGAGATTTCAGTTCTCTCTGTCTCACTGTTACATCTGATAGACTCTGGGTCACCTGGATCAATCCTTCAACCCCTTCTCCTTTTCTTATCAGGATGTCAACCTCAAGCCCCTTTCTTGTCTTATAGTAATAGAGCTCCTTTCCCCTCCTTCTTAGTTCTGTAACTACTAAGTTTTCCAGGAACTTTCCCCTATTTTTTGAGAATTTAAAGGATATACAATCAGCCAATCTATTATCTATACAATAGGCCTTTTTGGGAGCAATAAACTGCTGTTTCAGCGAATAGGAGAAGATGTTGGCAACAAATATCATAAATGAGTTCTCAAGATACTCGGTATAGGCCTTTATTGTATTTACACTACCCAACCCTAATGCCTTCTTCAACTTATTGTGAGAAAAGAGGCTTCCTGGGTTGCTCAAAAAATAGAGAGCCAATTCTCTCAAGGATTTTGTCTCCTTAATATCATATCTGGCCACTATATCACGGTATAGTATATCGTCATAGACCTTCTTCAATATCTCAGGGTTTCTAAACTTGAGATACTCAGGCATACCACCCTCTTTTAGATACTCATTAAACAATCCCTTTATCTCTGCCCGTTTTGCAGTCAAAGAGAGTGCATTTTTTGTGAGGAGATATCCCTTTAACTTGAGGAATTCCTTGAACGAGAATGGGTAGAGTTCACAGGTAAGATACCTTCCAGTGAGCTTGGTTCCTATTTCCTTGCTTAATAGTGAGGCATTTGAACCTGTGATAAAGAACTTGAATCCTGCCTCTGACATCCTTCTAACAAACATCTCCCAGCCTTTGACATTTTGGACCTCATCAAGGAAGAAGGCCTTCTGCTTACCAAACAGCTCCACAAATGATTCATAGAGATGGTTAAAGTCCTCAGGCTCAAAATTGATCAATCTCTCGTCTTCAAAGTTAAGGTAATAGATATTGCCCTTATAGAACCTATCGATAATCTGGGCAAGTAAGGTTGACTTTCCTACCCGCCTCATCCCGGAGATGAGAATGGTGTGGAGGAGGGGTATATACTCCTTGATCTTGGATAAATCTTGGCGCTCTATCCCTATCTCCTTATTCTTTATAACCTCTTGTTGTTCCAATATTATCTCTTTTAATAGCTCCCTTTCCATCTTATTGTCTTCATTCTAAATGAAAGTATATCATAGAAAGTTTTCATTGTCAACGAAAACTTACTCTATCTCTGTTAGCAGATGGAAGGCCTCAAGCTGGGGTGAGTGATAGCCCATCTCTTTAGCCTTTTCATAGGCTGAATTGGCATAGGTCTTTGCCTTATCTTTATCTTTTCCCAGATATGCTTTGGCTAAGATTAGCTCTGCCTCGGGTTCGTAGAGTTTAAAGCCGGTGCAAAAGATGAGCTTAAGGGCATTTTGTAGGTCTTTCTCGCAACCTTTGTAGTTTTTTGTTATTGACAAGATGAGGATTCTCGGGTAAAATAATTTTTAAAGGGTTGATTTAGCCTTTTTCTTAAAGGGGATTTTCCTCTGACCCGTAACTAAGGAGAAGGCTGTTATCTCTGCATCGCAGGGGTAGCAGTCATTATCGGAGTTCGTTACGGGTCGCCGATATTGATTTGTTGCCCCTTTTTGTTTATGGGGCAAGGAGGTAGAGATGGAGTGGTCAGAGCTTACCACAACAGATATTGTCTATATAATCCTCTTTTGGCTATTTGGCTCACTTATAACGGGAGTCATAGAAGGGATCAGGGAGGAGCGTAAGAAATCAAAGGATAGAAGGGATTTATAGCCATCGGGAAAGTAAATTATAGGCTTTCAAGGATTTGGGCGGTTTCTTCTGCCTCTTGTTTTAGGTTAAAAAAAGTTTTTTTACCTTAGAAATCTTTCTCTCTTTTACACCTCAAAATAGGAATAAGTGGTTAAATTCTCTGTCTCTCAGTATGTGTTTAGCTCCTACATAAAAAGTATCAATCTTTATAAATCCGAAATTGAAAATCCGAAATCTTAAAACAATATCAAAATCCAAATGTTCAAAATCCAAAAACATCGGCCATTGTTTTGGTCATTTGGATTTTGTGCTTTGAATTTGTTTAGAATTTTGTGCTTATGTATTTAGAATTTTCCATATCTTCTTTCCTAACTTTAGGATACATTAAGCATTAGCTAAACACGTACCAAAATCAGGTGGGTTTATATTTACTAAAAAAGATTAGATAGACTTCTCATCTTTTCCTTCGCCTCTTTAAACCAGTCTTTTCCATATTTAATTTCCAGCACCCTTTCAATAGCCTTTCTATTTACTGCATCCAGTCTTTCCAGGATTTTTAATGCCTCTAAAGGCTTATCATTATCCAGATATTCTCCCATCTTGCTTGCTGTCCAAAGAGGGCTAAATCTTTCAAGATAACTTTCCCACTTTAACTCCAAAAATATCCCTTTCAATATCTCCATTTCTTTATAAAGACCTTCCCTGAATAACTCTCTGAGAAAAGAGATAAAGTCTTCCTCTATCTTGCCAGTAGATAACCTATCAGAAGATAACATCGCCTTTATCACCTCTATTCTCTCCTTTACCAAACCATAATTTTTCTCCAAAAGTAGAGGCTTTATGGAATAAATAAGGGTAAGTCCTTTGTTATACCATGCCTCAGCAAAATCAGGTTTTAGCTTTATTGCATAATCATAGGCTTTGAGTTCCTCTTCATAGCGACCAAGATTGCCAAGAAACACTCCTTTGTTATACCATGCCTCAGCAAAATCAGGTTTTAGCTTTATTGCATAATCATAGGCTTTGAGTGCCTCTTCATAGCGACCAAGTTTGAAAGATGCATCTGCTTTGTCAAGCCATATCTCAATATCAGGTTTGGTGATACCCTTTTCTATGGGCGCTTCAATAAATCTGGCTCTCTGAGTAATAATAGACTCAATCTCAGGCTTTAAGGAGATTGCCTGAAGATATATCCCCTTCATCTCTTCAGATACAGATTCTTTATATCTTAATTCCTCTTCAGTGAACATATAGGCAAGTAGATAGATAACAAAGAGCCATCTTTCTTCTGGAGAGCCACCCCTTCTCCATCTATACCAGATAGGAAAGAGTGGTTCAGAGAGGATATAAAATCTCTTCTTACCCATAGTTTCGGTAACATTCCTTAGCCAACCCCTCTCTATTAGCCTTAAGATGTAGGTTGAGACCTCCTTTGAGCTAAGATGGGTCAGGTTTTCAATCTCCTTTGGTTGTAAGGAGGTTTGAGATTGGGCAAAGATTTCTATTATCTCTCTTTGACTTGTGGGTAGAGCCCATAATGCCTCGCGGTAAATTAGGGTTAGTTTTTCAAACATCTCCTGCATAAATCCAAGCGAAGACTGCCATCTTTCTTTTGCCCCTTTTCCATCAGACTCCCTTTCACATTCAGCCAGGGCAATCTCAAAGAGGGGGAAGATCATTCTGGGCAAGCCACCAGAAAGATAAGAGATAGCCTGAAATATCCTTATCCTTCTTTTTCCCTCTGGGGAGCGGAAGTATTGGGTTAGCTTAGGATATTCTCTGGCATAAAATTCTTGTATTCTTGAGATTAACTCAAAACACTCCTCATTAGTCAAGCGAGTAAGTTCATTCTTTTTAAAATACCCATAGATCGGAGAGCCTATTTTACCCATATCCCTGATAAAGGTTGCGGCTGTGGCTAATATCTTAAGACTCTTTGAACGGGGTAAGATGGAAAGAAGATTATTTAACTCCTCTTTCTTAAAGGATGGAACTAATCTATCAAGGTTCTCTATCATTATTATTGTTCTCTTCCCAAATCTTTCTTTTATTTCGTAAAGCACACTTTTGCCTCGATTAAACCTCTGCTCTTTGCTTTTTGCCTCTTTAACCCAGCTAATCTTATCTTCAACATAGCGCTGGATTTTCTTATTTTCTTCATCAGAGATAATTCTTCCCTGGGGTGTAACAATTGTCTCAAGAACCCTTAAGATTATCTCGGCTACATTTCGGACTCCAAAGAGTTCTTCAGGAAGTAAGACGGGAAAGTAATTTTTAGAGAGGGTGGAGTTTTTTTTGATTCTATGGAAGATTATTGAGAGGAGAAAGGTCTTTCCTATACCTGCGGGGCCATAGAAAAAGCGGGACTGAAGGTATCTATCTGAGGTAATTTCTTCTTCTAATTCTTTGAGTATCTCCTCAACATAATCCTTTCTTTCTTTTCCTACAAAGATAGACTCCAGAGCACTGGCTTCCTCAATAGCAGGATGAAATCGGCTAATTAGTATTTCACTCATTCTTTAGCTCACCCCTTTTACCCAATTTGTGGGTAATGATTATGTGGGAAATCTTCTCCAGAATTCCTTTAATAATGATGCCTTAAAATAGTATCTCTCTTTTTGTTCTTCTATTAAAAGGTCATCTATAAGTCTTTGAATCATCTCTTCAAAATCTGATATATCTGCGCCTGCTTTTTCTTTAAAGATTGCTTTTGCCTCCCCTTTCTCTATCCCTTGCTCCCTTATAGCCATCTCTGAAAGGAGGCTATAACTTGAGGAGATCAACTTAGGAGGGTATCTCTTGGGTAGCTCCTGAAAATCCCTTAAAAGATTCCAGCCTTCTTTGCCTAGTAACCTTTCATACA is a window of bacterium DNA encoding:
- a CDS encoding ATP-binding protein codes for the protein MERELLKEIILEQQEVIKNKEIGIERQDLSKIKEYIPLLHTILISGMRRVGKSTLLAQIIDRFYKGNIYYLNFEDERLINFEPEDFNHLYESFVELFGKQKAFFLDEVQNVKGWEMFVRRMSEAGFKFFITGSNASLLSKEIGTKLTGRYLTCELYPFSFKEFLKLKGYLLTKNALSLTAKRAEIKGLFNEYLKEGGMPEYLKFRNPEILKKVYDDILYRDIVARYDIKETKSLRELALYFLSNPGSLFSHNKLKKALGLGSVNTIKAYTEYLENSFMIFVANIFSYSLKQQFIAPKKAYCIDNRLADCISFKFSKNRGKFLENLVVTELRRRGKELYYYKTRKGLEVDILIRKGEGVEGLIQVTQSLSDVTVRQRELKSLTAAMEELGLQKGLILTQDEEEKIKLSDKVINVKPVYKWLLTV
- a CDS encoding tetratricopeptide repeat protein, which translates into the protein MPELEIEALLESTKLWLDMKKYKEAIQDANQVLKLCARTGFKLYEPEAELALAKLHLAQGNPEQAEPLAQSAYEKAKNMHYRIIETEADNFLREIV
- a CDS encoding tetratricopeptide repeat protein, yielding MSEILISRFHPAIEEASALESIFVGKERKDYVEEILKELEEEITSDRYLQSRFFYGPAGIGKTFLLSIIFHRIKKNSTLSKNYFPVLLPEELFGVRNVAEIILRVLETIVTPQGRIISDEENKKIQRYVEDKISWVKEAKSKEQRFNRGKSVLYEIKERFGKRTIIMIENLDRLVPSFKKEELNNLLSILPRSKSLKILATAATFIRDMGKIGSPIYGYFKKNELTRLTNEECFELISRIQEFYAREYPKLTQYFRSPEGKRRIRIFQAISYLSGGLPRMIFPLFEIALAECERESDGKGAKERWQSSLGFMQEMFEKLTLIYREALWALPTSQREIIEIFAQSQTSLQPKEIENLTHLSSKEVSTYILRLIERGWLRNVTETMGKKRFYILSEPLFPIWYRWRRGGSPEERWLFVIYLLAYMFTEEELRYKESVSEEMKGIYLQAISLKPEIESIITQRARFIEAPIEKGITKPDIEIWLDKADASFKLGRYEEALKAYDYAIKLKPDFAEAWYNKGVFLGNLGRYEEELKAYDYAIKLKPDFAEAWYNKGLTLIYSIKPLLLEKNYGLVKERIEVIKAMLSSDRLSTGKIEEDFISFLRELFREGLYKEMEILKGIFLELKWESYLERFSPLWTASKMGEYLDNDKPLEALKILERLDAVNRKAIERVLEIKYGKDWFKEAKEKMRSLSNLF